In Tachysurus vachellii isolate PV-2020 chromosome 10, HZAU_Pvac_v1, whole genome shotgun sequence, the following proteins share a genomic window:
- the LOC132852869 gene encoding tryptophan--tRNA ligase, cytoplasmic, producing MADCQGDPTCNLTPMELYGMLNLQGDRVRALKVEKADKAEIDAAVQLLLKLKAYYKKRTGQEYNVAIPPTGDVAESNNGPAVENGDDQVDPWNVSTSNAKGVDYDKLIVRFGSSKIEQELIDRIGRITEQTPHRFLRRGVFFSHRDMHQVLDAYENKKSFFLYTGRGPSSEAMHVGHLIPFIFTKWLQDVFNVPLVVQLTDDEKYLWKDLTQEQCYRFAVENAKDIIACGFDVNKTFIFSDLDYMGMSPSFYRNVVKIQKHVTFNQVKGIFGFTDSDCIGKISFPAIQAAPSFSSSFPQIFSGRTDLQCLIPCAIDQDPYFRMTRDVAPRIGFPKPALLHSTFFPALQGAQTKMSASDPNSSIFLTDTPKQIKTKINKHAFSGGKDTIEEHRKYGGNPDVDVSFMYLTFFLEDDEQLEKIRQDYTSGALLTGELKKRLIETLQPMIAAHQERRKQITDDVVKQFMTPRKLDFNF from the exons ATGGCAGACTGTCAGGGAGACCCAACTTGCAATTTGACCCCAATGGAACTTTATGGGATGTTGAACCTCCAAGGAGACCGAGTCCGAGCCCTAAAGGTAGAGAAGGCTGATAAA GCCGAGATTGATGCTGCTGTCCAGCTGCTGCTGAAGCTGAAGGCTTATTACAAAAAAAGGACAGGGCAAGAATACAACGTTGCAATTCCCCCCACTGGCGACGTTGCAGAAAGCAATAATGGGCCAGCTGTAGAAAACGGAGATGACCAGGTGGACCCCTGGAACGTGTCCACCAGCAACGCTAAAGGAGTGGATTATGACAAGCTCATAG TAAGGTTCGGAAGCAGTAAGATTGAGCAGGAACTGATCGACAGAATAGGCAGGATCACAGAGCAAACACCACACCGCTTCCTCCGCAGAGGAGTCTTCTTCTCTCACAG agacATGCATCAGGTCCTGGATGCCTACGAGAACAAGAAGTCGTTCTTTCTTTACACAGGCAGAGGGCCTTCATCAGAAGCGATGCATGTGGGCCACCTTATTCCCTTCATCTTCACTAA GTGGCTTCAGGACGTCTTTAACGTACCTTTGGTGGTCCAGCTGACCGACGATGAGAAGTATCTGTGGAAGGACCTGACGCAAGAGCAGTGCTACCGCTTTGCCGTAGAGAACGCCAAGGACATCATCGCCTGCGGATTCGACGTCAACAAGACCTTCATTTTCTCCGATCTAGACTACATGGG cATGAGTCCATCATTCTACAGAAACGTGGTGAAAATACAGAAGCATGTAACATTTAACCAAGTTAAAGGCATATTTGGATTCACAGACAGCGACTGCATTG GGAAGATCAGTTTTCCTGCGATACAGGCAGCTCCTTCCTTCAGCAGCTCCTTCCCACAGATCTTCAGCGGCAGGACGGATTTGCAGTGTCTCATCCCCTGTGCTATTGACCAG GACCCGTACTTCCGCATGACACGAGACGTCGCTCCTCGAATAGGCTTCCCCAAGCCTGCCCTTCTGCACTCCACCTTTTTTCCTGCATTACAAGGAGCTCAGACCAAGATGAGCGCCAGCGACCCGAACTCCTCCATCTTCCTTACAGACACTCCcaaacagattaaaacaaaG ATCAACAAGCATGCATTCTCGGGAGGGAAAGACACAATAGAGGAGCACAGGAAATATGGAGGAAATCCAGATGTTGACGTGTCATTCATGTACCTGACTTTCTTCCTTGAGGATGACGAACAGCTGGAGAAAATCCGACAG gaTTATACAAGTGGAGCACTCCTGACTGGCGAGCTTAAGAAACGTCTAATCGAAACGCTCCAACCAATGATCGCAGCTCACCAGGAGAGGCGCAAACAAATAACGGACGACGTAGTCAAGCAGTTCATGACTCCACGAAAGCTAGACTTCAATTTCTAG
- the wdr25 gene encoding WD repeat-containing protein 25 — protein MNSLVDYDCDSEDSLDPEENLPEKSVSSAESEERFQTVTLPLKRPDSDIYHHRHQTEDHKIPQGSKWFESACPVVQTSVCSKRPPVLGGLRPYVSKRQRLITQSESAALENTENSPDLQAKNLRLLTEVSERVQPFLGRNVVRGELPKRVQHQLHAHRGPVNTVQWCPVPPLSHLLLSASMDKTLKVWDGAGSGRCLQTYSTHHGAVRDACWLPCGRRLLSGSFDNTTSVTDLETGQVVARVDNEFKVTCLAFQPSDPSLFLCGGFSTEVKAWDSRTCKMVRVYKAGIQQTLDILFLGEGKEFVSSSDVVSRDSADRTLIAWDFLTSAKISNQIFHERYTCPSLAMHPQEDSFVAQTNGNYIALFSAQRPYRMNKRKRYEGHKVEGYSVKCECSSDGTILATGSSTGSVHFYEFQSAQSLLTLRAHQQACMCVSYHPVIPAMLATCDWGGEIKIWI, from the exons ATGAATTCATTGGTGGATTATGACTGTGACAGTGAGGACAGTTTAGATCCAGAGGAGAACCTTCCAGAAAAAAGTGTCAGTTCAGCTGAATCAGAAGAACGATTTCAGACTGTTACATTGCCATTAAAGAGGCCAGATTCAGATATCTATCACCACAGGCACCAAACAGAAGATCATAAAATTCCACAAGGTTCAAAGTGGTTTGAGTCAGCATGTCCTGTTGTACAAACGTCTGTGTGTTCAAAAAGACCACCGGTTTTAGGTGGACTGAGACCGTACGTGTCAAAGAGACAGAGGTTGATCACGCAGTCAGAGTCAGCAGCACTGGAAAACACAGAAAACTCACCTGACCTACAGGCTAAAAACCTGCGCCTTCTAACAGAAGTGTCTGAGAGAGTGCAGCCATTCCTTGGCAGGAATGTGGTCAGAGGCGAGCTGCCCAAACGTGTTCAACATCAACTTCATGCTCATCGAGGGCCAGTAAACACGGTACAGTGGTGCCCCGTGCCGCCTCTCAGTCATCTTCTGCTCTCAGCCTCCATGGATAAGACCCTTAAG GTTTGGGATGGTGCTGGCAGTGGGCGGTGCCTTCAGACTTACTCCACCCACCACGGGGCTGTACGAGATGCATGCTGGCTGCCGTGTGGACGACGCCTCCTTTCCGGCTCCTTTGACAACACGACCTCTGTGACAGATTTGGAGACTG gtCAGGTGGTTGCCAGGGTGGACAACGAGTTCAAGGTCACTTGTCTTGCATTTCAGCCCTCAGatccttctctttttctgtgtggGGGATTCAGTACTGAGGTCAAGGCATGGGATTCCCGAACCTGTAAG atggTCAGAGTGTACAAGGCTGGGATTCAGCAGACACTGGACATCCTGTTTCTGGGTGAAGGGAAAGAATTTGTGTCCAGCAGTGATGTTGTCAGCCGAGACTCTGCAGATCGCACCCTCATTGCCTGGGACTTTCTGACTTCTGCCAAAATCTCTAACCAGATATTCCAT GAGAGATACACCTGTCCTAGTCTGGCCATGCACCCACAGGAGGACTCCTTTGTCGCTCAGACCAATGGGAATTACATAGCACTCTTCTCAGCCCAGAGGCCATACCGGATGAACAAGAGGAAGCGATATGAAGGGCACAAG gtGGAAGGTTATTCAGTGAAATGCGAGTGCTCTTCAGATGGCACCATACTGGCGACTGGTAGTTCTACAGGCTCTGTGCACTTCTATGAGTTTCAGAGCGCACAAAGCCTGCTCACTCTCCGTGCTCATCAGCaggcatgtatgtgtgtgtcttaccaTCCTGTAATACCTGCTATGCTTGCCACGTGCGACTGGGGAGGGGAGATCAAGATATGGATCTGA